In one window of Desulforhabdus amnigena DNA:
- a CDS encoding rod shape-determining protein, producing the protein MFLNRILGWFSNDLAIDLGTANTLVYVRGKGILLCEPSVVAVRKDEQGSNRVVAVGKDAKMMLGKTPGNIVAIRPMKDGVIADFEVAEAMLRYFIRKVHNRRSLIRPRIIVCIPSGVTQVERRAVRESAESAGAREVYLIEEPMAAAIGAGLPITEPVCNMVVDIGGGTTEVAVISLAGIVYSRSVRVGGDKMDLAVLQHIKRKYNLLIGERTAELIKTTIGNAYPMEQVETMDIKGRDLVSGIPKTVQINSDEVRESIQEQIDSIIETIKIALEQTPPELAGDIVDRGIVLTGGGALLKGLDKLLRLETGLPITITEDPLSTVVLGSGKALEEIEILKDVLT; encoded by the coding sequence TTTGCGAGCCTTCCGTCGTGGCCGTCCGCAAAGATGAGCAGGGTTCCAATCGCGTCGTAGCAGTCGGCAAAGACGCCAAAATGATGTTGGGGAAAACCCCGGGCAATATTGTAGCCATCCGGCCCATGAAGGATGGTGTCATTGCCGATTTCGAAGTGGCTGAAGCTATGTTGAGATACTTTATTCGAAAAGTGCACAATCGGCGCAGCCTCATTCGACCGAGAATCATTGTCTGTATCCCTTCGGGAGTGACACAAGTGGAGAGGCGGGCCGTCAGGGAGTCGGCTGAATCGGCTGGGGCAAGAGAAGTGTACCTGATAGAAGAACCCATGGCTGCTGCTATTGGAGCGGGGTTGCCCATTACAGAACCCGTTTGCAATATGGTGGTGGACATAGGCGGCGGAACGACCGAAGTGGCCGTCATTTCTCTTGCCGGGATTGTGTACAGCCGTTCGGTCCGGGTGGGCGGCGATAAAATGGATCTTGCCGTACTGCAGCACATCAAGCGAAAATACAATCTCCTTATTGGGGAACGGACGGCGGAGTTGATCAAAACGACGATTGGAAATGCCTATCCCATGGAACAGGTGGAGACGATGGATATCAAGGGGCGTGACCTGGTCAGCGGTATTCCCAAAACCGTTCAAATCAACTCGGATGAGGTGCGGGAATCCATCCAGGAACAAATCGATTCCATTATCGAGACCATCAAGATCGCCCTGGAACAGACGCCTCCCGAATTGGCGGGTGATATAGTCGACCGCGGCATCGTGCTGACAGGGGGGGGCGCTCTGCTGAAGGGATTGGATAAGTTGTTGCGTTTGGAGACCGGCCTTCCCATAACCATCACGGAAGATCCCCTCTCGACAGTGGTCTTGGGCTCGGGCAAGGCCCTGGAAGAGATCGAAATATTGAAAGACGTGCTCACTTGA
- the mreC gene encoding rod shape-determining protein MreC, with amino-acid sequence MTEWWRRLRSVLLILVFLSVFLYIFSLNFRPPARMDILQRVVVESLGPIIKTIRNSTGFVEDIIKEYVWLRQINHENEWLKERVVALEQKVADYQEAYIENLRLRRLLDFKSTIHAETIAAQVVLHDLTGWFQTLVVDKGFENSVAQDMAVVNDEGVVGRILDVSDRYARVLLITDPGSSVDAIIQRNRVRGVLSGKDANGCVLKYVRGNQDVQVGDLIITSGKDGIFPKGLRLGVVQGIFKDPVDLFQKIEVKPLVRLSALEELLIIKRDMNMPEEMTGN; translated from the coding sequence ATGACCGAGTGGTGGCGCCGGTTGCGCAGCGTGTTGTTGATTCTTGTTTTTTTGAGTGTCTTTCTCTATATTTTTTCACTCAATTTCCGGCCTCCGGCGCGAATGGACATTCTGCAGAGGGTTGTTGTCGAATCATTGGGCCCCATCATCAAAACCATTCGAAACTCCACCGGATTTGTGGAGGACATTATCAAGGAATATGTCTGGCTGAGGCAGATCAACCATGAAAACGAATGGTTGAAAGAGAGAGTGGTTGCTCTGGAACAAAAGGTTGCAGACTACCAGGAAGCTTATATTGAGAATTTGAGGCTTCGGCGGCTCCTGGATTTTAAAAGCACTATCCATGCGGAAACCATTGCGGCGCAAGTTGTGTTGCATGATTTGACGGGCTGGTTTCAAACGTTGGTGGTGGATAAGGGATTTGAAAATTCCGTCGCACAGGACATGGCCGTAGTGAATGATGAAGGTGTCGTGGGCCGCATTCTGGATGTTTCTGATCGATATGCGCGGGTTTTGCTCATAACGGATCCTGGAAGTTCTGTGGATGCCATCATTCAGAGAAATCGTGTCCGGGGGGTGCTGAGCGGCAAGGATGCGAATGGGTGTGTTCTGAAATATGTGCGGGGCAACCAGGATGTCCAGGTAGGGGATCTGATTATCACTTCGGGTAAGGATGGAATTTTTCCCAAGGGGCTCCGGTTGGGGGTTGTGCAGGGCATATTTAAGGATCCCGTGGATCTTTTTCAAAAGATCGAGGTGAAGCCGCTGGTTCGTCTCAGTGCGCTGGAAGAGTTGCTGATCATCAAGCGGGACATGAACATGCCCGAAGAAATGACAGGTAACTGA
- the mreD gene encoding rod shape-determining protein MreD: MTYIRTSTHWQNFHFLKLTAYTFFLLLLQVQGVSRLPYPALRIDLFLPLMFGVAIEWPPVASIFWGCVWGFAMDVLSGKFWGFHLGSYVVAICLVNIGLEKFEFQNPLYQMSFVGMCALGQSVALGLYLLFEPAGSISMMSMWMSLAVRSLIMMLCSPLILYPIWSGRKDWK; the protein is encoded by the coding sequence TTGACCTATATAAGAACTTCAACGCACTGGCAGAATTTTCATTTTCTCAAACTGACTGCCTACACATTTTTTCTCCTGTTGCTGCAGGTTCAGGGGGTATCTCGCCTTCCCTATCCCGCTCTCAGAATAGATCTTTTCCTTCCGCTCATGTTTGGAGTGGCGATTGAATGGCCTCCTGTTGCCAGCATCTTTTGGGGATGCGTTTGGGGTTTTGCCATGGACGTCCTTTCGGGAAAATTCTGGGGGTTTCATCTGGGATCGTATGTGGTGGCGATCTGCCTAGTGAACATCGGTCTCGAAAAGTTCGAATTCCAGAATCCCCTTTATCAAATGTCTTTTGTGGGGATGTGTGCGTTGGGGCAGTCTGTGGCCTTGGGATTGTATCTTCTGTTTGAACCCGCGGGTTCCATATCCATGATGTCCATGTGGATGAGCCTTGCTGTGCGTTCCCTGATCATGATGCTTTGTTCTCCCCTGATTCTCTATCCCATCTGGAGTGGTCGAAAAGATTGGAAATAA
- the mrdA gene encoding penicillin-binding protein 2: protein MDAKKKKSEILHLVNWEVAETTVFQKQYFLLAGLMLLILLVYLLRLWHLQILEGSKYRYQSENNRIRLEDIPAPRGIIFDRNGIPLVENRPAYHLLLIREDVQDMDQTIRELAQLCNKPPEEFFGIVEANKTTPKFMPIRLVADLDRDCLARIEAHKVRLPGVVIQLEPKREYRWNGTAAHLIGYLSEITEAELKSEDYEGYFAGEDIGRFGVESAFEKYLHGKRGGRQVEVDAIGRRMRVLDEVLPIPGRNLWLTIDIEVQKVAESCLEGSVGGIVALDPNNGAVLAMASRPTFDQEQFIRGLNKEQWQALSKDPNHPLLNRCIGSAYPPGSTYKAIVALAALKEGMVTPETNFGCPGFLYFAGRKYRCWRDRGHGSVDVERALIQSCDVYFYQAGLRLGVDRIAQYAHYFGLGERTGIGLKGENPGNIPTAAWKKKVFHVPWQKGETLSIAIGQGFDTATPLQMANAFAAIGNGGKLWQPFVVRRIEGGNSDEIDEMKGKLKRTIPVDARYFQVVQKGLCGVVQDERGTAHSAIKDRSIPISGKTGTAQVVKLAEGANRKLAAKMAKLTERDHAWFVAYAPSVDPKIAVAVLVEHGGHGSSTAAPLAQRVIAAYLNGGAAEPK from the coding sequence ATGGATGCAAAAAAAAAGAAATCGGAAATTCTTCATCTGGTGAATTGGGAAGTCGCTGAAACGACCGTTTTCCAAAAACAGTATTTCTTGCTGGCGGGGTTGATGTTGTTGATCCTGCTGGTCTATTTGCTGCGGCTCTGGCATTTGCAGATTCTTGAGGGATCCAAATATCGTTATCAATCGGAAAACAACCGGATACGGCTCGAAGATATTCCTGCCCCCCGGGGAATCATCTTTGATCGAAACGGCATTCCTCTGGTGGAAAATCGCCCTGCTTACCATTTGCTGCTCATCCGTGAAGACGTTCAGGATATGGATCAGACGATTCGGGAGCTTGCTCAGCTTTGTAATAAACCGCCCGAGGAATTTTTCGGTATTGTAGAGGCCAACAAGACGACCCCCAAATTCATGCCCATTCGGCTGGTTGCCGATTTGGACAGGGATTGTCTTGCACGGATTGAGGCTCACAAGGTGCGCTTGCCGGGGGTGGTGATACAACTGGAGCCCAAAAGGGAATACCGTTGGAATGGAACGGCTGCTCATCTGATCGGGTATCTGAGTGAAATCACGGAAGCGGAATTGAAGTCGGAAGACTATGAAGGGTATTTTGCTGGGGAGGATATAGGGCGTTTCGGGGTGGAGAGCGCCTTTGAGAAGTATCTTCACGGAAAACGGGGGGGGCGTCAGGTTGAAGTGGACGCCATCGGTCGCAGGATGCGCGTATTGGATGAAGTCCTTCCCATTCCGGGAAGAAATCTGTGGCTCACTATTGATATCGAGGTTCAAAAGGTCGCGGAATCTTGCCTTGAAGGAAGTGTAGGGGGTATCGTTGCCCTCGATCCAAACAACGGGGCCGTCCTTGCCATGGCGAGCAGGCCGACGTTCGATCAGGAACAGTTTATTCGCGGCCTGAACAAGGAACAATGGCAGGCGTTGAGCAAAGACCCCAATCATCCGCTGCTCAATCGTTGCATTGGGTCGGCCTATCCCCCCGGGTCCACGTACAAGGCGATTGTGGCTCTTGCGGCCTTGAAGGAGGGGATGGTAACTCCCGAGACCAACTTCGGCTGCCCGGGCTTCCTTTACTTTGCCGGCAGAAAATACCGTTGCTGGCGCGATCGCGGCCATGGGAGCGTCGATGTGGAGAGGGCGCTCATCCAGTCCTGTGACGTTTACTTTTATCAGGCCGGATTGCGTCTGGGGGTAGACAGAATTGCCCAGTATGCGCACTATTTCGGATTGGGTGAAAGGACGGGGATCGGACTCAAGGGGGAAAACCCCGGAAATATCCCCACCGCAGCCTGGAAAAAGAAAGTCTTTCATGTGCCGTGGCAAAAAGGAGAAACACTTTCTATCGCCATTGGACAGGGTTTCGATACGGCGACCCCTCTTCAGATGGCCAATGCGTTCGCGGCCATTGGCAATGGGGGAAAGTTGTGGCAGCCCTTTGTGGTGCGGCGTATCGAAGGCGGCAATTCCGATGAAATTGACGAAATGAAGGGGAAGCTGAAGCGTACTATTCCTGTGGATGCCCGTTACTTTCAGGTCGTGCAGAAAGGATTGTGCGGAGTGGTGCAGGATGAACGGGGGACGGCTCATTCTGCGATCAAAGACAGATCCATCCCTATTTCAGGGAAGACGGGAACCGCACAGGTCGTGAAGCTTGCCGAAGGGGCCAACCGCAAGCTGGCCGCAAAAATGGCTAAATTGACCGAGAGAGATCATGCATGGTTTGTTGCCTATGCTCCATCTGTAGATCCCAAGATAGCGGTTGCAGTTCTTGTGGAACATGGAGGGCATGGGTCTTCGACGGCTGCGCCTCTCGCGCAGAGAGTGATCGCAGCCTATTTGAATGGTGGGGCGGCAGAGCCAAAGTGA
- the rodA gene encoding rod shape-determining protein RodA: MMDRRLIENFDWSLLWVLLAIVSIGLLSVYSALYPQIQANPTNNLFIKQLLWLAVGFSVMFCTLLLDYQQLRVASFWIYLFVILLLLVVLVAGREVNGSKRWLQLAGFQFQPSEFMKVAIVIQLASYFASHEISPYPSLRKLFLPVLMLAGPVLLILAEPDLGTAISVSAIACTLILFMGIRWRYIVGLILGILPFLYPVWENVLKPYQKRRILILLRPDLDPLGAGYHIRQSKIAIGSGKLWGKGFLNGTQNKLRFLPEKHTDFVFSVWAEEWGFLGCALLLILFSLMVVLALRVARRSKDRYGALLVVGMTALILWQVLINIGMVIGLLPVVGITLPFVSYGGSSLITLCFAIGLIENVSMRRYTFHTG; encoded by the coding sequence ATGATGGATAGGCGTTTGATTGAAAACTTCGATTGGTCCCTCCTCTGGGTACTCCTAGCCATTGTTTCAATTGGTCTTTTAAGTGTATACAGTGCGCTCTACCCTCAGATCCAGGCCAACCCGACGAATAATCTTTTTATAAAACAGCTCCTGTGGCTCGCCGTGGGTTTCAGTGTGATGTTCTGTACCCTTCTGTTGGATTATCAACAGCTCAGGGTGGCAAGTTTTTGGATTTATCTTTTTGTTATCCTGCTCCTTCTGGTAGTGCTTGTGGCGGGTAGAGAGGTCAATGGTTCCAAAAGGTGGCTCCAATTGGCAGGGTTTCAATTTCAGCCGTCGGAATTCATGAAAGTGGCCATAGTCATCCAGTTGGCAAGTTATTTTGCGTCTCACGAAATCTCGCCTTATCCAAGTCTTCGCAAATTGTTCCTTCCAGTGTTGATGCTCGCCGGACCGGTATTGCTCATTCTGGCTGAACCGGATTTGGGCACGGCCATTTCCGTCAGTGCCATCGCATGCACTCTGATTTTGTTTATGGGAATCCGGTGGAGATACATCGTGGGATTGATTTTGGGGATTTTGCCCTTTTTGTATCCGGTCTGGGAGAATGTGTTGAAACCTTACCAGAAAAGGCGCATCCTGATTCTGCTTCGTCCGGATCTGGATCCGCTGGGGGCTGGGTATCATATCCGGCAGTCAAAGATTGCCATTGGGTCAGGCAAGCTTTGGGGCAAAGGTTTTTTAAACGGTACACAAAACAAGCTGCGCTTTCTTCCGGAAAAACATACGGACTTTGTGTTTTCGGTTTGGGCTGAAGAATGGGGCTTTCTTGGCTGTGCCTTGCTGTTGATTTTATTTTCACTTATGGTCGTTCTCGCTCTGAGGGTGGCCCGCAGGTCAAAAGACCGGTATGGGGCCTTGCTGGTAGTGGGAATGACGGCTCTCATTCTGTGGCAGGTTCTCATCAATATTGGAATGGTGATCGGTTTGTTGCCGGTAGTGGGAATCACTCTACCCTTCGTCAGTTACGGAGGTTCCTCCCTCATAACGTTATGTTTCGCCATCGGTCTTATCGAGAATGTGAGCATGCGTCGCTATACTTTTCATACGGGCTGA
- a CDS encoding ATP synthase F0 subunit B → MININVTLLIQMGNFLVLLFLMNLVLYRPIRRIVAQRKQFVDERQAEIERMDADVKASIESFNQKIQDARRLGREKIQELKAAAYEQEKELTQKAVEQAGKQLQEMRAQIQEEIRGARDQLSGQVKAFSVELAQKILGRSL, encoded by the coding sequence ATGATCAACATTAATGTGACGCTATTGATTCAGATGGGTAACTTCTTGGTCCTGCTTTTCCTGATGAATCTCGTTCTGTATCGGCCCATTCGCCGCATTGTCGCTCAAAGGAAGCAGTTTGTTGATGAGCGGCAGGCGGAGATTGAGCGCATGGATGCAGATGTGAAGGCTTCCATTGAGAGCTTCAATCAAAAGATTCAGGACGCCCGCAGGTTGGGTCGTGAAAAAATTCAGGAATTGAAGGCTGCGGCGTACGAGCAGGAAAAGGAATTGACTCAGAAGGCCGTCGAACAGGCAGGAAAGCAGTTGCAGGAAATGCGTGCCCAGATTCAAGAGGAGATTCGAGGGGCGCGCGATCAGTTGAGCGGTCAGGTCAAGGCCTTTTCTGTGGAGTTGGCGCAGAAGATTTTGGGAAGGAGTCTTTAG
- the atpF gene encoding F0F1 ATP synthase subunit B: MGKDLRGDEMKKKCLTVLLGAGLLVAWCGVALASEGGGGDHGLNWFDFSLRFLNFAILLAILIKLLKKPIGSFFSTRRQDIQAMLAELEQKKQEAERTAAEYQQKMAALEGETQKIVAELVSEGEAERLKIIQSAERQADYIRQQAQVAIQQEVKAAKEKLQEEISELSVAAAEEILRENMQAEDQGRLVQDFVTKVTDASRVQGKVIEV; the protein is encoded by the coding sequence ATGGGCAAGGATCTGAGGGGGGACGAGATGAAGAAGAAGTGTTTGACGGTTCTCCTCGGTGCTGGGCTGCTCGTTGCTTGGTGTGGAGTGGCTTTGGCTTCCGAAGGGGGCGGTGGGGATCATGGTCTGAATTGGTTTGATTTTTCTCTCCGATTTTTGAATTTCGCTATTCTTCTTGCTATTCTGATCAAACTTCTCAAAAAACCAATCGGCAGTTTCTTTAGCACAAGGCGCCAGGACATTCAGGCCATGCTTGCGGAGCTGGAGCAAAAGAAGCAGGAAGCGGAACGGACCGCCGCTGAATATCAGCAGAAGATGGCCGCCCTGGAAGGGGAAACACAGAAAATCGTGGCGGAGCTTGTTTCTGAAGGTGAGGCTGAAAGGCTCAAAATCATCCAGTCGGCCGAGCGGCAGGCGGACTACATTCGCCAGCAGGCCCAGGTGGCTATTCAGCAGGAAGTGAAAGCGGCCAAGGAGAAACTGCAGGAAGAAATCAGCGAGCTGTCTGTGGCTGCCGCCGAAGAGATACTGCGTGAAAATATGCAGGCAGAGGATCAGGGTCGTCTGGTCCAGGACTTCGTGACGAAAGTGACGGATGCGAGTCGCGTGCAGGGTAAAGTTATTGAGGTTTAG
- the atpH gene encoding ATP synthase F1 subunit delta, whose translation MRNLVIAKRYAKALFNLALDGGWVGQYGRELDGFVQLLGELPDFADAVQNPLYPEAARKALFYSVADKAEMTPIMKSFINLLIEKKRVQHIGDIADYYHKLIDDHDNVARAQLKAATQLDEPVIQEIAQTLENMTGKKIVVEFQLDPTLIGGVVAQIGDLVLDGSVRRQLLNFKETLKRGALG comes from the coding sequence GTGAGAAATCTAGTCATAGCCAAACGTTACGCGAAAGCGTTGTTCAACCTGGCCCTTGATGGAGGCTGGGTTGGGCAGTACGGACGGGAGTTGGACGGGTTTGTGCAACTCCTCGGGGAGCTTCCAGATTTTGCGGACGCCGTTCAAAACCCCCTGTATCCGGAGGCGGCGAGAAAAGCGTTGTTTTATTCTGTGGCTGACAAGGCCGAAATGACGCCCATAATGAAGAGCTTTATCAATCTTCTTATCGAAAAAAAGCGTGTGCAGCACATAGGGGATATTGCTGACTATTACCACAAGCTGATCGACGATCATGACAATGTCGCACGCGCCCAACTCAAGGCGGCTACACAGTTGGATGAACCGGTCATTCAGGAGATCGCTCAAACGCTCGAAAACATGACAGGGAAAAAGATCGTCGTTGAGTTTCAATTGGACCCCACCCTGATCGGGGGGGTTGTCGCTCAAATCGGCGATTTGGTTTTGGATGGGAGTGTAAGGCGACAGTTGCTCAACTTTAAAGAAACTTTGAAGAGGGGTGCGTTAGGTTAA
- the atpA gene encoding F0F1 ATP synthase subunit alpha — MEIRAEEISQIIRDQIKDYEKQVELSETGRVLSVGDGIARVYGVEKCMSMELLEFPTDVGIIYGLALNLEEDNVGVAIMGEDIHIKEGAEVRRTGRIAEVPVGEAVLGRVVDSVGNPLDGQGPIEAKEFSRIEVIAPGVIARQSVNEPMYTGLKAIDAMTPVGRGQRELIIGDRQIGKTAIAVDAIINQKDSGIYCIYVAIGQKKSTVAQVVDTLRKHGAMDYTTVVVAGASDPAPLQYVAPFAGCAMGEYYRDRGKHALIIYDDLSKQATAYRQVSLLLRRPPAREAFPGDIFYNHSRLLERASKMNAELGGGSLTALPIIETQAGDVSAYIPTNVISITDGQIYLEPSLFFAGVRPAINVGLSVSRVGGAAQTKAMKQVAGRLRLDLAQYRELEAFAKFGSDLDKGTLAQLNRGSRLVELLKQPQYQPMSAEKEVMSLYAGTRGYLDAVPLEKVSEYEGQMLAFVERKYPEIFTELKEKQVIGDDLDQKMKKALEEFAEVFQG, encoded by the coding sequence ATGGAAATCAGAGCAGAAGAAATAAGCCAAATTATTCGAGATCAAATCAAGGACTACGAGAAACAGGTCGAGCTCAGTGAAACTGGGCGTGTGCTTTCCGTCGGTGACGGTATCGCTCGTGTCTATGGCGTTGAAAAGTGCATGTCTATGGAGTTGCTTGAGTTCCCTACCGATGTGGGAATCATCTACGGTCTGGCACTTAACCTGGAAGAAGACAATGTGGGTGTTGCCATCATGGGCGAAGACATCCACATCAAGGAAGGTGCTGAGGTCCGGAGGACGGGGCGTATTGCCGAAGTGCCGGTCGGTGAGGCGGTCTTGGGGCGTGTTGTGGACTCCGTGGGTAACCCTCTGGATGGGCAAGGCCCCATTGAAGCTAAAGAATTCTCCCGAATCGAAGTGATCGCGCCGGGCGTTATCGCACGCCAATCCGTAAATGAACCCATGTATACGGGACTCAAAGCCATTGATGCGATGACCCCTGTCGGTCGCGGGCAGCGTGAATTGATCATCGGTGACCGTCAGATCGGCAAGACAGCTATCGCGGTGGATGCTATCATTAATCAGAAAGATTCCGGTATTTACTGCATCTATGTTGCGATTGGGCAAAAGAAGTCTACTGTGGCACAGGTCGTGGACACCCTTCGGAAGCACGGGGCGATGGACTATACAACGGTCGTCGTGGCAGGCGCCAGTGACCCTGCTCCCCTCCAGTACGTGGCCCCCTTTGCAGGGTGTGCTATGGGCGAGTATTATCGTGACCGCGGAAAACATGCTTTGATCATCTATGATGATCTTTCAAAGCAGGCAACGGCATATCGCCAGGTTTCGCTCCTGTTGCGCCGTCCTCCTGCGCGTGAAGCATTTCCAGGCGATATTTTCTACAACCACTCGAGGCTGCTGGAGCGTGCCTCCAAAATGAACGCCGAGTTGGGTGGAGGCTCCCTGACAGCTTTGCCTATCATCGAAACGCAGGCGGGCGACGTTTCCGCATATATTCCCACGAACGTTATTTCCATCACCGACGGTCAGATTTATCTGGAGCCGAGTCTTTTCTTTGCAGGTGTTCGGCCCGCGATCAACGTCGGCCTTTCGGTTTCCCGTGTAGGCGGCGCAGCCCAGACCAAGGCAATGAAGCAGGTGGCGGGTCGTTTGCGTCTCGACCTTGCGCAGTACCGCGAACTTGAAGCTTTTGCCAAGTTCGGTAGCGATCTGGATAAGGGAACACTGGCTCAACTCAATCGTGGCAGCCGCCTGGTTGAATTGTTGAAACAACCTCAGTATCAGCCCATGTCCGCCGAGAAGGAAGTTATGTCCCTTTACGCGGGGACAAGAGGGTACCTTGATGCGGTGCCCTTGGAAAAAGTCAGCGAATACGAAGGCCAAATGCTTGCCTTCGTAGAGAGGAAGTATCCCGAGATCTTTACCGAACTCAAAGAAAAGCAAGTTATCGGCGATGACTTGGATCAGAAGATGAAAAAAGCTTTGGAGGAGTTTGCCGAGGTTTTTCAGGGCTAA
- the atpG gene encoding ATP synthase F1 subunit gamma — MATLRDIKRKIDAVKKTSQITKAMNMVAAAKLRVAQQNMEKFHPYATKFNEVISRLAVGVEDDGSFELLKQREEVKNIELVLLTPDRGLCGSFNNNLIVTAEKFIAAKKAEGITVTLTAVGKKGYDYFRRRNIEISKRMTGILNKPSYDDAVDLGRELIAKFESGVCDEVYVIYSNFISIVRQAPAVFRMLPIAPEKTEGGEGGSNVEYIFEPSHDALLNDLLPNYVFIELLEYFYQTAVGEHAARMAAMENATSNCKELVRTLTLTYNKARQAGITKELMDIVGGAEALKK, encoded by the coding sequence ATGGCAACACTAAGGGACATCAAGAGAAAAATCGACGCCGTTAAGAAGACCTCGCAGATCACCAAGGCCATGAATATGGTGGCTGCTGCCAAGCTGCGTGTGGCTCAGCAGAACATGGAAAAATTCCATCCGTACGCAACCAAGTTCAATGAGGTGATATCCCGTTTGGCCGTGGGCGTTGAGGATGACGGTTCATTTGAGCTTCTGAAACAAAGAGAGGAAGTCAAGAATATTGAGCTCGTCCTTTTGACTCCTGATAGAGGTCTTTGCGGCAGTTTCAATAACAACCTCATTGTGACCGCCGAGAAGTTCATCGCTGCCAAGAAGGCTGAGGGGATTACCGTCACACTCACAGCAGTTGGCAAAAAAGGTTATGATTATTTCAGGCGTCGAAATATCGAAATCAGCAAACGGATGACTGGGATTCTCAATAAGCCCAGTTATGATGACGCAGTGGATCTCGGTCGCGAACTGATTGCAAAGTTCGAGAGTGGGGTTTGCGATGAAGTTTATGTCATCTATAGCAACTTCATCAGTATAGTGAGGCAGGCGCCTGCAGTTTTCAGGATGCTGCCCATTGCTCCTGAAAAAACCGAAGGGGGAGAAGGCGGAAGCAATGTGGAATACATCTTCGAACCTTCCCATGATGCACTGTTGAACGATTTGCTGCCAAACTACGTTTTTATAGAACTCCTCGAATACTTTTATCAGACTGCGGTTGGTGAGCATGCTGCTCGAATGGCAGCCATGGAAAATGCGACCAGTAACTGTAAAGAGCTGGTAAGAACCCTGACGCTTACATACAACAAGGCGAGACAGGCTGGTATCACCAAGGAGCTCATGGACATCGTTGGCGGCGCCGAAGCCCTGAAGAAATAA